acatataaacataacatgtttaaaatacatactgatacatcagttctgatacattatttctgtaattgatacgtactttctgatacatatatgtgaaatttatttctgGCTGGCTGTTGATTCATCTGATATGTATATCCTGTGATAATTATTACCCTTTAACATCAGTTCCGATACATAGTTGTGTATGTGAGGAAGCAGTACtaatacataaatttgaaatataattcctgcaggttgttgcttcatcagagtatctttattctgtttacgaattaggtataagatacattgtgtgtctagagagaaaaacatgcacTTGTGGTAGAtttcaactagacgagataccatgtccacatgcaattgcagtgttgaagagcaagaacattactGACCTGCACCCATATTGTTCTGATTACTACAAACCAGAGGCGTTGGCGAATACTTATGAATTaccaatggttccaatgccagataagaaagactGGACTGCTCCgaaggaaattttggaagaaattgTCTTGCCGCCAATATACAAAAGGATGCcaggaagaccaaagaaagggagaaaaaagttCGCTAATGAGAAAATAACAAGTAGCACAAATTCTTGTGGACGTTGTGGCCACGAAGGCCACAAcagaaagacttgtaatttcattcctAAATAGATATGATGTTTGTGGTATCTCGGTGTACATTCTAAttgaatcataaaataacatctattattatattttatatttgagtttgacacgtgacataaatataaaaatcttttaatgacaatttttttatgtatcaaGATTAGAACATTTTATtgctacaattttttttaaaataaaatacaggaCGTCCATCGGTTCGCCATGACTTGGATTAATGACAAATCTCACATGGTTTATTTTTTGGATCGTTATTTTCCCAAACATAAACATTCTTGTCTTTTCGACAACCATAATTACACAAAAGTTGTTGGTGATACATAAGATCCtatttgatataggttgtagattaTCATATGCAGTAAATCTTGATAAAtgcgaatctgatacataagcaagATGTATCATATACTTTAAATCTTGAGACATAAAATTCTTATGcaaaaaattaatgtatcagaatcattaaatattgagaaatgagaatctgatacatgtgcatgatgtatcataataaaaaaacttgattcatgtatcagaattcacaaaatgtgacacttatgaatattatactcgatacaagtttgatacagtagagtataaaacataaactttgaatttatattccattttgacaccagagaaaaacataataaatctgaggtataaaaatattaaaatatactaaatctgatacattacagtttatgtatcagatacattggaagaatcagaatcacctaaaatgtttactatcaaaaaaaaattattggacatcaatcagttctccttggtttttttggatcgtcgttatcgctaacataaccatccatggccttctGACAACCATATCTCCATAAGAGTGCGGCATATCTTGAACGGAAGAATTCAGCGTTTAGTCCGGTACTTGGAATAGAAATGccatcactaagatattcagcaaaCATGGCCAGGAAAACTCCACAATCCCTGCAAATAAAGGAATACAggaatttaaaaaaagtaaaattgacatatGAATGATTTAGGTATACATAGCCGAtgttaatactcacaagctGCCACTTCCTTGTTGCGCAATTCCTTCAACATACTCAACTGCTAATGGGTGATGTGGTTCAAGCATATTACCGGttgatttgtccttgtatgaatcaagaGACGACCAATCAGTACGTTCGTTGTTGTCAAAGAAACCACTGTCTTGCAGGTATGTTGGTACCATTGCTGCTATCTTTTGGATCTCTTGGTAAGGGTTGCTACTTCTTCGTCTAGGCGATGAATCATACACACGTATCAATCTCTCTTTCAACACAACTACCACaagaacccaatgaaaatccatgTCGCAGTTCACTGgaatgtatacctcatctaccaaATGCCAGGGCAAACCGGCTGGTATTGAGaaacctcttattatgttcttcacGGATCTCTCTTGATGAGCTGTAACAGTGGCCCTTGCCATATCTTCTTGTGTAGAAATGTTAGGTGGAAGGTGATAGTAGCGTGTGTGTGCATATTCaatgtaatttttgaaaatgcaaTTTGTCGTTGTGTATCGATACTGATTGCTCAACTGCATCTTTGATTTCTTC
This region of Solanum dulcamara chromosome 9, daSolDulc1.2, whole genome shotgun sequence genomic DNA includes:
- the LOC129902050 gene encoding uncharacterized protein LOC129902050 codes for the protein MAKAYRKDEVDKLMAKIERIDQRVAQYLKNAGYEKWSRVHATVNRGRMMTSNIAECINGCLVEARELHIIDFLEQTRMLFGSWNCRNREIASYTKHTLGRKFEDILVSNTIKCSRMKVVASSEYLYSVYELGIRYIVCLERKTCTCGRFQLDEIPCPHAIAVLKSKNITDLHPYCSDYYKPEALANTYELPMVPMPDKKDWTAPKEILEEIVLPPIYKRMPGRPKKGRKKFANEKITSSTNSCGRCGHEGHNRKTCNFIPK